A genome region from Schistocerca nitens isolate TAMUIC-IGC-003100 chromosome 4, iqSchNite1.1, whole genome shotgun sequence includes the following:
- the LOC126252331 gene encoding cholinesterase-like, whose amino-acid sequence MLRTCTLTIAMHSRRSTMAALLLFTFATVVKTEDVLVTVEQGTLRGTTATSVYNTSYTAFLGIPYVQPPLGELRFQAPQPATSWEGVLEATEYGSDCVQSDGTGSEDCLYLNVFVPGVPEEVAGLPVMFWVHGGGFVDGSGSDEEHGPDFLISYGVILVTINYRLGATGFLSTGDSVAPGNAGLKDQQLALSWVQRNIASFGGDPQQVTLQGQSAGGSSVSLHFVSPISSGLFSRLIIESGNFIARPILQATAARERAFRLGAALGFQTDDSQQLISFLRSVNATDLLVDSSLILTDEEQSQIISMLWAPNIESELEGAFIPESPIQSLLDGRFSQVPVLTGVTSGELGFSILEDPSLVNGLNEAFENAVGTPFTDSGAAGKCIPEAEGLLLWQWHHFFE is encoded by the exons ATGTTGAGAACTTGCACACTAACCATCGCTATGCATTCACGTCGGTCAACAATGGCAGCGTTGCTGTTATTCACCTTTGCAACAGTTGTCAAG ACGGAAGACGTGCTGGTGACCGTGGAGCAGGGAACGCTGAGAGGGACCACAGCCACGAGCGTCTACAACACCTCCTACACGGCCTTTCTGGGCATCCCGTATGTTCAGCCTCCACTCGGGGAGCTGCGCTTCCAA GCGCCGCAACCGGCTACCAGTTGGGAGGGAGTCCTTGAAGCCACAGAGTACGGCAGCGACTGCGTGCAGTCGGACGGCACCGGCTCGGAGGACTGCCTCTACCTGAACGTGTTTGTGCCTGGCGTCCCAGAGGAGGTTGCCGGGCTGCCCGTCATGTTCTGGGTGCACGGCGGAGGGTTCGTCGACGGCAGTGGCTCAGACGAGGAGCATGGTCCGGACTTTCTCATTTCCTATGGTGTCATACTGGTCACCATCAACTACCGCCTAGGAGCGACAG GTTTTCTGAGTACGGGCGATTCAGTGGCACCTGGAAACGCGGGTCTCAAGGACCAGCAGTTGGCGCTCTCCTGGGTGCAGAGAAACATCGCCAGCTTCGGCGGCGACCCTCAGCAAGTAACTCTTCAAGGGCAGAGTGCCGGTGGTTCTTCTGTCTCGCTTCACTTCGTGTCGCCAATTTCCTCAG GTTTGTTTTCGCGACTCATCATTGAGAGCGGCAACTTCATCGCCCGGCCTATACTGCAGGCGACAGCGGCACGGGAACGTGCATTCCGTCTGGGAGCCGCCCTCGGCTTTCAAACAGACGACTCGCAGCAGCTCATCTCCTTCCTGCGGTCTGTGAACGCTACAGACCTACTGGTGGACAGTTCACTCATACTGACAGATGAG GAGCAAAGTCAGATCATATCTATGCTGTGGGCTCCAAACATAGAGTCAGAATTGGAGGGCGCCTTCATTCCAGAGTCTCCCATTCAGTCTCTGCTCGACGGACGATTCAGCCAGGTGCCTGTATTGACAGGGGTTACTTCTGGAGAGCTTG GGTTTTCAATACTTGAGGATCCGTCGCTTGTCAATGGTCTTAATGAAGCGTTCGAGAATGCAGTTGGTACTCCATTTACCGACAGTGGAGCAGCAGGCAAGTGCATCCCAGAAGCTGAGGGTCTTCTACTTTGGCAATGGCACCATTTCTTTGAATGA